In Cryptosporangium minutisporangium, the genomic stretch AGACTCCGGCACCGAGGATGACGACCTTCGCCGGGTGCACGCCCGGCACCCCGCCGAGCAGCACGCCGCGGCCGCCGCCGGCCCGCATCAGGTGGTACGCGCCGGCTTGCGGAGCCAGCCGGCCGGCGACCTCGCTCATCGGCGCCAGCAGCGGCAGCGCGCCGTTGTCGAGCTGGACGGTCTCGTAGGCGATCGAGGTGACGCCGCGCTCGAGCAGCGCGTCGGTGCACGGCCGGGACGCCGCGAGGTGCAGGTAGGTGAAGAGCACCTGCCCATCGCGCATCCGGTGGTACTCGGACTCGATCGGCTCCTTGACCTTGAGGATCAGGTCACCGGCCGCCCAGACGTCGTCGGCGGTGTCGAGGATCTTCGCACCCGCCGCGAGGTAGTCCTCGTCCGGCAGGGCCGAGCCCACACCAGCGCCGGTCTCCACGAACACCGAGTGGCCGCGCCGGACGAGTTCCTGCGCACCGGCCGGGGTGAGCGCGACCCGGTACTCGTGGTTCTTGACTTCCTTCGGGACACCGATCCGCATGACTGGAGCTCCTGGTTCGCCGGCTACTCGGTTCGCCGTGACTCCGGCCATGGTGGCAACTTCTTCGGCTCCAGCGGATAGCTGTCGACAATTATTCGACCAGCAGGCCTGATTCGTCATATTGTTCGGCGACAGAGGCGACGGAGGGGTGCCTGGATGAACAAGCTTCGGCCAGAACTGGACGACGTCGACCGGCACATCCTGCGGACGCTCGCCGCCGACGCCCGGATCCCCAACAGCACGCTCGCCGCCCAGGTCGGCGTCGCGCCCTCCACCTGCCTGATGCGCGTGCGAAGGCTCCAGGAGATCGGCGTGATCCAGGGCTTCCACGCCGACCTCGCGCCGTCCGCGCTGGGCCGTCCGCTCCAGGCGGTGATCGCGGTGCGGCTGGCGGCCCACGCCCGGACCCGCATTCGTCAGTTCGGGGCGGCGATCGCCGCGCTGCCGGGCGTCCTGAACGTGTTCTTCCTCGCCGGGGCGAACGACTTCCAGGTGCATCTGGCCGCCGAGTCCGCCGACGACCTGCGGGACTTCGTCGTCGAGAACCTCAGCGCTTCCCGGGACGTCGCGATGACGGAGACGAACCTGATCTTCGAACACCTCCGCGGCGGGTCACCGATGGTCTAAGCCGACCGGAGCGGGGC encodes the following:
- a CDS encoding Lrp/AsnC family transcriptional regulator, which codes for MNKLRPELDDVDRHILRTLAADARIPNSTLAAQVGVAPSTCLMRVRRLQEIGVIQGFHADLAPSALGRPLQAVIAVRLAAHARTRIRQFGAAIAALPGVLNVFFLAGANDFQVHLAAESADDLRDFVVENLSASRDVAMTETNLIFEHLRGGSPMV